A section of the Triticum dicoccoides isolate Atlit2015 ecotype Zavitan chromosome 7A, WEW_v2.0, whole genome shotgun sequence genome encodes:
- the LOC119334216 gene encoding uncharacterized protein LOC119334216 — MAITRESLEQIWNQWEIELVVLLSFTLQIFLFFTGCIRRYSTNALLRLLTWLAYVAADMVAVYALGLISRDGQSTMSSAGSCHRNKRSNRFSTGTSRQLAFFWAPFLLVHLGGQDTISAFSIEDNNLWLRHLLNLTIQVSLALYAFWKSIGGQNQRLLAPGILVFVTGIIRYGERIWALKCSSRNGLRETNLPPLPKLNFEVDKGSYVGTICYVLGSMVCIRDLFSGRTTSQMKERAVFRFQEDRPLDQVPKLLEVELAMMYDDLFTKAMLLRTRTGVVLRCISQFSVIAAFVLFLVENLKQEHNRADVAITYALFLGGFSLEVCAFVLTVMSPWTWAFFKARRCDRLAHISWLLLSSGIGWPEKRPLWSNSMGQYNFLTSCMGREQSTTSSKLMTIIRKILIAVEKKVFIRNLQHTKHVNLSKDVMDSVVTWVGRLAREEFTRITQQQRWVNLRPIINPTMNTLANSLGDNIIFLHTYTELHLQKHSSNMDDETISTTMDICRKISNYMVYLLVVHPSMLPLSGTAADTLAKFYEKISKNGSGKQDVLDTAYQLVTDKLEFGDEECLKEQEQPGPWGETLTEIQDMWMRLLLYAAGKCPVELHAQQLGRGGELLTLVWLLMAHNGIGNVGHQVELITNDETMVGQFCAFHYPKESKHRSA; from the coding sequence ATGGCCATAACAAGGGAGAGCTTGGAACAAATATGGAACCAGTGGGAAATCGAGCTGGTGGTGCTCCTCAGCTTCACCCTGCAAATCTTTCTCTTCTTCACCGGCTGTATCAGGCGGTACAGCACCAATGCTCTGCTCAGGCTTCTTACCTGGCTAGCATATGTTGCGGCAGACATGGTTGCTGTATACGCCCTTGGTCTCATATCCAGAGATGGTCAGAGTACCATGTCATCGGCTGGATCATGCCACCGGAACAAGCGATCAAACAGATTCTCCACGGGCACAAGCCGCCAACTAGCATTCTTCTGGGCGCCTTtcctcctcgtccatctcggcgggcAGGACACCATATCGGCTTTCTCCATCGAGGACAACAACCTCTGGCTGAGGCACCTTCTGAATCTGACGATCCAAGTCTCGTTAGCCTTATACGCCTTTTGGAAGTCGATAGGTGGACAAAATCAGCGGCTTCTTGCTCCAGGCATCTTGGTGTTTGTCACCGGGATCATCAGGTATGGGGAGAGGATATGGGCGCTCAAGTGCAGTAGCCGAAATGGCCTAAGGGAGACGAATCTGCCTCCATTGCCTAAACTCAATTTTGAGGTCGACAAAGGCAGCTATGTTGGCACCATCTGCTACGTTCTAGGCTCAATGGTTTGTATCCGGGATCTTTTCTCAGGGCGCACCACCTCCCAAATGAAAGAGCGTGCTGTCTTCAGGTTCCAAGAAGACAGGCCCCTAGACCAGGTGCCCAAGTTGCTGGAGGTCGAGCTTGCCATGATGTATGATGATCTCTTCACGAAGGCCATGTTGCTCAGAACAAGGACTGGGGTTGTGCTCCGGTGCATCAGCCAATTCTCAGTCATAGCTGCCTTTGTGCTCTTCCTAGTTGAAAACCTCAAACAAGAACATAATAGAGCTGATGTCGCAATCACCTATGCGTTATTCTTGGGTGGCTTCAGTCTTGAAGTTTGTGCTTTTGTTCTGACTGTGATGTCACCGTGGACTTGGGCATTCTTCAAAGCTCGAAGGTGCGATAGGCTTGCCCACATTTCTTGGCTTCTTCTTTCAAGTGGCATTGGCTGGCCGGAGAAGAGACCGTTGTGGTCGAACTCTATGGGGCAGTATAACTTCTTGACTTCATGTATGGGCCGTGAGCAATCAACGACATCATCCAAACTAATGACTATCATCAGAAAGATTTTAATTGCAGTTGAGAAGAAGGTCTTTATCAGAAACCTACAACACACCAAGCATGTCAATCTGAGCAAGGATGTTATGGACAGTGTGGTCACATGGGTTGGACGCCTTGCTCGCGAAGAATTCACAAGGATAACGCAGCAGCAACGCTGGGTGAATCTTCGCCCAATCATCAACCCGACAATGAATACTTTAGCTAATTCTTTGGGTGATAACATCATCTTCTTACATACATACACAGAATTGCACTTGCAGAAACACTCCAGCAACATGGATGACGAGACAATATCAACTACAATGGACATATGCAGGAAGATATCTAACTATATGGTGTACCTTCTGGTCGTGCATCCTTCCATGTTGCCGCTAAGTGGCACCGCAGCGGACACATTAGCAAAATTCTACGAGAAGATCAGCAAGAACGGCAGCGGCAAGCAAGATGTCCTGGACACTGCTTATCAGCTAGTGACAGACAAGCTGGAGTTCGGCGACGAGGAATGCCTGAAAGAACAGGAGCAACCTGGGCCGTGGGGCGAGACGCTGACGGAGATCCAAGATATGTGGATGAGGCTGCTGCTCTACGCGGCCGGCAAGTGCCCGGTAGAGCTGCACGCCCAGCAGCTAGGCAGAGGAGGGGAGCTCCTCACCTTGGTCTGGTTGCTGATGGCGCATAATGGCATTGGAAATGTTGGTCATCAGGTTGAACTTATAACTAATGATGAAACAATGGTTGGGCAGTTCTGTGCATTCCATTATCCTAAAGAATCAAAACATAGGTCTGCGTAG